From one Mycolicibacterium sp. HK-90 genomic stretch:
- a CDS encoding ectoine synthase yields the protein MIVRTTAEITGTDRDVADGTWRSKRIILAGDGVGFSFHETTIEAGSVNEFHYQHHVEAVWVIEGSGTLTDLETGQQYPLADGTMYLLNNHDRHRVTCTEQLRMLCVFNPPVTGREVHDENGVYPAPQSVA from the coding sequence ATGATTGTTCGCACCACGGCTGAGATCACCGGAACCGACCGTGATGTGGCTGACGGAACCTGGCGGTCCAAGCGCATCATCCTCGCCGGCGACGGCGTCGGCTTCTCGTTCCACGAGACCACGATCGAAGCGGGATCGGTCAACGAATTCCACTACCAGCACCACGTCGAGGCGGTCTGGGTCATCGAGGGCAGCGGAACGCTGACCGACCTGGAGACCGGTCAGCAGTACCCGCTCGCCGACGGAACCATGTATCTGCTCAACAACCATGACCGCCACCGGGTTACGTGCACCGAACAGCTTCGCATGCTGTGCGTGTTCAACCCCCCGGTGACCGGGCGCGAGGTGCACGACGAGAACGGCGTGTACCCGGCACCGCAGTCGGTCGCATGA
- the dop gene encoding depupylase/deamidase Dop — protein MQRIIGTEVEYGISSPSDPTANPILTSTQAVLAYAAAAGIQRGKRTRWDYEVESPLRDARGFDLSRASGPAPIVDADEVGAANMILTNGARLYVDHAHPEYSAPECTDPMDAVIWDKAGERVMEAAARHVASVPGAAKLQLYKNNVDGKGASYGSHENYLMSRQTPFSAVIAGFTPFLVSRQVVTGSGRVGIGPSGDDPGFQLSQRADYIEVEVGLETTLKRGIINTRDEPHADADKYRRLHVIIGDANLAETSTYLKLGTSSLVLDLIEEGPQFGLDLSDLALARPVHAVHVISRDPSLRATVALADGREMTALALQRVYLDRVAKLVDTRDPDPRASHVLETWAHVLDLLERDPMECSEILDWPAKLRLLEGFRQRENLGWQAPRLHLVDLQYSDVRLDKGLYNRLVARGSMKRLVTEQQVLDAVDNPPTDTRAYFRGECLRRFGADIAAASWDSVIFDLGGDSLVRIPTLEPLRGSKAHVGALLDSVDSAAELVEQLTN, from the coding sequence ATGCAACGGATTATCGGAACAGAGGTCGAGTACGGCATTTCCTCGCCGTCCGATCCGACCGCCAATCCGATCCTGACCTCGACTCAGGCGGTGCTGGCATACGCGGCGGCCGCCGGGATCCAGCGCGGTAAGCGCACGCGGTGGGACTACGAGGTCGAATCCCCGCTGCGCGACGCCCGCGGATTCGACCTGTCCCGCGCGTCCGGGCCGGCGCCGATCGTCGACGCGGACGAGGTCGGTGCGGCCAACATGATCCTCACCAACGGCGCCCGGCTCTACGTCGACCACGCCCACCCGGAGTACTCCGCGCCCGAGTGCACCGACCCGATGGACGCGGTGATCTGGGACAAGGCCGGCGAGCGTGTCATGGAGGCCGCCGCCCGCCACGTCGCCAGCGTGCCCGGGGCGGCCAAGCTGCAGCTCTACAAGAACAACGTGGACGGCAAGGGCGCCTCGTACGGGTCGCACGAGAACTACCTGATGAGCCGGCAGACGCCGTTCTCGGCGGTGATCGCGGGCTTCACCCCGTTCCTGGTGTCCCGGCAGGTGGTCACCGGATCGGGCCGCGTCGGAATCGGGCCGTCCGGCGACGACCCGGGCTTCCAGCTGTCCCAGCGCGCCGACTACATCGAGGTCGAGGTCGGCCTGGAGACCACGCTCAAGCGCGGCATCATCAACACCCGCGACGAGCCGCACGCCGACGCGGACAAGTACCGGCGCCTGCACGTCATCATCGGTGACGCCAACCTGGCCGAGACGTCGACCTACCTCAAGCTCGGTACCAGCTCACTGGTGCTCGATCTGATCGAGGAGGGGCCGCAGTTCGGGTTGGACCTGTCCGACCTGGCCCTGGCCCGCCCGGTGCACGCGGTGCACGTGATCAGCCGCGATCCGTCGCTGCGCGCGACGGTGGCGCTGGCCGACGGCCGGGAGATGACCGCCCTGGCGCTGCAACGGGTCTACCTGGACCGGGTGGCCAAACTGGTGGACACCCGTGACCCGGACCCGCGGGCCTCTCACGTGCTGGAGACCTGGGCGCACGTGCTGGACCTGCTCGAACGCGATCCGATGGAATGCTCCGAGATCCTGGACTGGCCGGCCAAGCTGCGGTTGCTGGAGGGATTCCGGCAGCGTGAGAACCTCGGCTGGCAGGCACCGCGGCTGCACCTGGTCGACCTGCAGTATTCCGATGTCCGGCTGGACAAGGGCCTGTACAACCGATTGGTGGCGCGCGGTTCGATGAAGCGCCTGGTCACCGAGCAGCAGGTCCTCGACGCCGTCGACAATCCGCCGACCGACACCCGCGCCTACTTCCGCGGCGAATGCCTGCGCCGATTCGGCGCCGACATCGCGGCGGCCAGTTGGGACTCGGTGATCTTCGATCTCGGCGGCGATTCGCTGGTCCGGATTCCCACGCTCGAGCCGCTGCGCGGCAGCAAGGCCCATGTCGGGGCCCTGTTGGACTCGGTGGACAGCGCCGCGGAACTCGTCGAGCAACTCACCAACTGA
- a CDS encoding TetR/AcrR family transcriptional regulator: MSTPYERMADAVLRVLVAEGFEGVSVRKVAALAEVSIGAVQHHFPTKDAMLAGAMDRASARFLARLAEFLTAEMSAAQRLETMAVALVCPDPGDRDISVAWLLRLARAAVDEQTAIRHRQDWIRMSQWLADLIAAAAPGVDARQAAVELLALLDGLACSVAVEPDRVSPALAERIAREHVRRLLN; this comes from the coding sequence GTGAGCACGCCCTACGAGCGGATGGCCGATGCGGTGCTGCGTGTCCTGGTGGCCGAAGGCTTCGAAGGTGTCTCGGTCCGAAAAGTCGCCGCCCTGGCCGAGGTTTCGATTGGTGCGGTGCAACACCACTTTCCGACCAAGGACGCGATGCTGGCCGGTGCGATGGATCGCGCCTCCGCCCGGTTCCTGGCCCGGTTGGCGGAGTTCCTGACCGCGGAGATGTCCGCGGCGCAGCGGCTCGAGACAATGGCCGTGGCCCTGGTGTGCCCGGACCCCGGTGATCGCGACATCAGTGTGGCCTGGCTCCTGCGGCTGGCCCGCGCCGCGGTCGACGAGCAGACCGCGATCCGGCACCGGCAGGACTGGATCCGGATGTCGCAATGGCTGGCCGATCTGATCGCTGCCGCCGCCCCTGGAGTAGATGCGCGGCAGGCCGCCGTCGAACTGCTGGCGCTGCTGGACGGGCTGGCCTGTTCGGTGGCCGTCGAGCCGGATCGGGTCAGTCCCGCGCTGGCCGAGCGGATCGCCCGGGAACATGTCCGGCGGTTGCTGAACTGA
- the ectB gene encoding diaminobutyrate--2-oxoglutarate transaminase, producing MLLATTAPLTEADLPDVFSSVESEVRSYCRGWPTVMDTAEGSWVTDTSGRTYIDFFAGAGALNYGHNNAALKEPLLQYLASNGIVHSLDMATAAKQRFLESFERLILRPRGLDYKVQFPGPTGANSVESALKLARKVTGRESVISFTNAFHGMTLGALSVTGNSMKRAGAGIPLVHATPMPYDNYFGGVTEDFQWFERVLDDSGSGLNRPAAVIVETVQGEGGLNVARIEWLRALSELCRDRDILLIVDDVQMGCGRTGPFFSFEAAGIVPDIVTISKSVSGYGLPMALTLFRRDLDMWAPGEHNGTFRGHNPAFITATAAIETYWETNEFSTETVAKGELVRARLEEIAAAHDGVSARGRGMAQGLKFEEADLAGQVCRAAFDRGALMETSGPSDEVVKLLPPLTTLPSELSEGLDILAESVAVTLA from the coding sequence TTGCTGCTCGCTACGACAGCGCCGTTGACCGAAGCCGACCTTCCCGACGTGTTCAGCTCGGTCGAGTCCGAAGTCCGCAGTTACTGCCGCGGTTGGCCCACCGTCATGGACACCGCCGAAGGTTCCTGGGTTACCGACACCTCGGGGCGCACCTACATCGACTTCTTCGCCGGCGCCGGCGCGCTCAACTACGGCCACAACAACGCCGCGCTCAAGGAGCCGTTGCTCCAGTACCTCGCCTCCAACGGAATCGTGCACTCGCTGGACATGGCGACCGCCGCCAAGCAGCGATTCCTGGAGAGCTTCGAGCGGCTGATCCTGCGCCCGCGCGGGCTCGACTACAAGGTGCAGTTCCCCGGGCCGACCGGGGCGAACTCGGTGGAGTCGGCGCTCAAACTGGCCAGGAAGGTGACCGGACGTGAGTCGGTCATCAGTTTCACCAACGCTTTTCACGGGATGACCCTGGGCGCGCTGTCGGTCACCGGCAACTCGATGAAGCGGGCCGGCGCCGGCATTCCGCTGGTGCACGCCACCCCGATGCCCTACGACAACTACTTCGGCGGCGTCACCGAGGACTTCCAGTGGTTCGAGCGTGTGCTCGACGATTCGGGCAGCGGGCTCAACCGCCCGGCCGCGGTGATCGTCGAAACCGTCCAGGGCGAGGGTGGTCTGAATGTCGCACGGATCGAATGGCTTCGCGCATTGTCGGAGCTGTGCCGGGACCGCGACATCCTGCTGATCGTCGATGACGTCCAGATGGGATGCGGCCGCACCGGGCCGTTCTTCAGCTTCGAGGCGGCCGGCATCGTGCCCGATATCGTCACGATATCGAAGTCGGTCAGCGGTTACGGCCTGCCGATGGCGCTCACCCTGTTCCGCCGCGACCTCGACATGTGGGCGCCAGGGGAGCACAACGGCACGTTCCGTGGCCACAACCCGGCCTTCATCACCGCGACAGCTGCCATCGAGACCTATTGGGAAACCAATGAATTCAGCACCGAAACGGTTGCCAAGGGTGAGTTGGTCCGGGCGCGGCTGGAAGAGATCGCCGCTGCCCACGACGGCGTGAGTGCCCGCGGTCGCGGGATGGCCCAGGGGCTCAAGTTCGAGGAGGCCGACCTGGCCGGCCAGGTGTGCCGGGCGGCGTTCGACCGTGGTGCGCTGATGGAGACCAGCGGCCCATCGGACGAGGTGGTGAAGCTGTTGCCGCCGCTGACCACCTTGCCCTCCGAATTGTCCGAGGGGCTCGACATTCTCGCCGAGTCCGTCGCCGTCACGCTGGCCTAG
- the prcA gene encoding proteasome subunit alpha — MSFPYFISPEQAMRERSELARKGIARGRSVIALAYDNGVLFVAENPSRSLQKVSELYDRVGFAAVGRFNEFDNLRRGGIQFADTRGYAYDRRDVTGRQLANVYAQTLGTIFTEQAKPYEVELCVAEVAHYGETKAPELYRITYDGSIADEPHFVVMGGTTEPITTALGESFTENADLGAAVKIAVEALSASSNGSEPRTLGPSTLEVAVLDATRPRRCFRRITGAALEALLPEADSKSDSDPEPAE; from the coding sequence ATGAGCTTCCCGTACTTCATCTCGCCCGAGCAGGCGATGCGTGAGCGCTCCGAGCTGGCGCGCAAGGGCATTGCCCGCGGTCGCAGCGTGATCGCGTTGGCCTACGACAACGGTGTGCTGTTCGTCGCGGAGAATCCGTCGCGCTCACTGCAGAAGGTCAGCGAGCTCTACGACCGCGTGGGCTTCGCCGCCGTCGGCCGGTTCAACGAGTTCGACAACCTGCGGCGCGGTGGCATCCAGTTCGCCGATACCCGTGGGTACGCCTACGACCGTCGTGACGTGACCGGCCGCCAACTTGCCAACGTCTACGCGCAGACCCTCGGCACCATCTTCACCGAGCAGGCCAAACCTTACGAGGTCGAGTTGTGTGTGGCCGAGGTGGCGCACTACGGCGAGACGAAAGCCCCTGAGCTCTACCGGATCACCTATGACGGTTCGATCGCCGACGAGCCGCACTTCGTGGTGATGGGCGGGACCACCGAGCCGATCACCACGGCGTTGGGGGAGTCCTTCACCGAGAATGCCGACCTGGGTGCGGCCGTCAAGATCGCGGTCGAGGCGTTGAGCGCGAGCAGCAACGGCTCTGAGCCGCGTACGCTCGGGCCCTCGACTCTCGAGGTGGCGGTCCTGGACGCCACGCGGCCGCGTCGCTGCTTCCGGCGGATCACCGGGGCGGCACTGGAAGCTCTTCTGCCAGAAGCGGATTCGAAGTCAGATTCGGACCCCGAACCGGCTGAGTAG
- a CDS encoding SDR family NAD(P)-dependent oxidoreductase, with the protein MTSTSAPTLVVLGAGPGLGMSVAHRFGAEGYRVALISRSSQRHSGYLAALADKGIEAAAYAADAADPDQLRSAIDAARARFGRIDVGYYGPAAFETAPSDDITALDAAAAKAALDSIVPAVDFAAQLLPELRERGSGGLLFAGGLSSVVPMPPLGGLALAAAALRNYALTLNAALAPAGIYAGTLTIGGLIERGDIHRAMSDSEQFAGIPINTLNPDDLAEQLWQLYTGRAAAEAVVNVIA; encoded by the coding sequence ATGACCTCAACTTCTGCTCCCACCCTGGTGGTCCTCGGAGCCGGTCCCGGCCTCGGCATGTCCGTCGCGCACCGGTTCGGCGCCGAGGGATATCGCGTGGCACTGATTTCGCGTTCGTCACAACGACATTCGGGTTACCTGGCCGCGCTGGCCGACAAGGGCATCGAGGCGGCCGCCTATGCCGCCGACGCCGCCGACCCCGACCAGCTGCGCAGCGCCATCGATGCGGCCCGCGCCAGGTTCGGCCGGATCGACGTCGGCTACTACGGTCCGGCCGCCTTCGAAACGGCGCCCAGCGACGACATCACCGCACTCGACGCCGCCGCCGCGAAGGCGGCGCTCGACAGCATCGTGCCCGCCGTCGACTTCGCCGCCCAACTGCTGCCAGAGCTGCGCGAGCGCGGCAGCGGCGGACTTCTGTTCGCCGGCGGGCTGAGCAGTGTGGTGCCGATGCCCCCACTCGGTGGGCTGGCGCTCGCCGCCGCGGCGCTGCGCAACTACGCGCTCACCCTGAATGCCGCGCTCGCACCGGCCGGCATCTATGCCGGGACCCTCACCATCGGGGGTCTGATCGAGCGCGGCGACATCCACCGGGCGATGTCCGATTCCGAACAGTTCGCGGGCATCCCGATCAACACGCTCAACCCCGACGATCTGGCCGAGCAGCTCTGGCAGCTCTACACCGGCCGCGCCGCCGCCGAAGCCGTGGTCAACGTCATCGCCTAG
- a CDS encoding ubiquitin-like protein Pup, translated as MAQEQTKRGGGGGEDDDLPGASAAGQERREKLAEETDDLLDEIDDVLEENAEDFVRAYVQKGGQ; from the coding sequence ATGGCTCAAGAGCAGACCAAGCGTGGCGGTGGCGGCGGCGAGGATGACGACCTCCCGGGTGCATCTGCTGCCGGCCAGGAGCGTCGCGAGAAGCTGGCCGAAGAGACTGACGATCTGCTCGACGAGATCGACGACGTGCTGGAAGAGAACGCAGAGGACTTCGTGCGGGCGTACGTCCAAAAGGGCGGCCAGTGA
- the ectA gene encoding diaminobutyrate acetyltransferase → MHVLESVPGRHSREEFLRPPRGADAIGIRDLAEVTGVLDLNSTYAYLLLATDFAATSIVAECEGQLRGFITGYHPPPRPDVLFVWQVAVAPAAQGGGLASTMLDALVHRVRAQRDGRPLTVEATVSPGNAASRAFFGAFARRHGVPLVEDPHFGRELLDADGAHEDEPILRMGPITTPLSH, encoded by the coding sequence ATGCATGTGTTAGAAAGCGTCCCGGGACGCCATTCCCGGGAAGAGTTCCTGCGCCCTCCACGGGGGGCCGATGCGATTGGCATCCGTGATCTCGCGGAAGTCACCGGGGTGCTCGATCTGAATTCCACGTACGCCTATCTGCTGCTGGCAACCGATTTTGCTGCCACGTCAATAGTGGCCGAGTGTGAGGGTCAGCTGCGCGGATTCATCACCGGCTACCACCCGCCACCACGACCGGACGTCCTGTTCGTCTGGCAGGTCGCCGTTGCGCCGGCGGCGCAGGGTGGGGGACTCGCCAGCACCATGCTCGACGCGCTGGTGCACCGGGTGCGCGCGCAACGGGACGGCCGCCCGCTGACCGTGGAGGCCACCGTCTCGCCCGGTAATGCCGCATCCCGCGCATTCTTCGGCGCGTTCGCGCGTCGTCACGGTGTCCCACTCGTCGAGGACCCCCACTTCGGCCGCGAACTCCTCGACGCCGACGGGGCCCACGAGGACGAGCCCATCCTGCGGATGGGGCCCATCACCACTCCGCTTTCTCACTGA
- the thpD gene encoding ectoine hydroxylase has product MSVQQEAGGGPRVAPGVEDRYPTRLDHAIEPIPRQEPTVWGTETDGPLSQNHLDGFSEYGYLVAPDTVSGDWLPLLRHEMDRVAADLDADDPRVIREPGGTIRSIFEPHLLSDLVAQVVRLDTVLPVARQLLGGDVYIHQARINLMPGFTGTGFYWHSDFETWHAEDGMPAIRAVSCSIALTENYPYNGSLMVIPGSHQTFYPCVGATPEDNHDTSLVAQSVGVPDQTTLTKAVDQHDIHQFTGPPGTALWFDANLLHGSGSNITPLPRSNVFLVFNSVDNALTDPFAAPRPRPEYLAARGAQAVT; this is encoded by the coding sequence ATGAGTGTCCAGCAGGAAGCCGGGGGAGGCCCGCGCGTCGCCCCCGGTGTGGAAGACCGGTACCCGACGCGACTGGACCACGCGATCGAGCCGATCCCGCGCCAGGAGCCGACCGTGTGGGGTACCGAAACCGACGGGCCGCTGAGCCAGAACCACCTGGACGGTTTCTCCGAGTACGGCTACCTGGTGGCGCCGGACACCGTGTCCGGTGATTGGCTACCGCTGCTCCGGCATGAAATGGACCGGGTCGCAGCGGATCTGGACGCCGATGATCCGCGGGTGATCCGGGAACCCGGCGGCACGATCCGGTCGATCTTCGAGCCGCACCTGCTGAGTGACCTGGTGGCCCAGGTGGTCCGCCTCGACACCGTGTTGCCGGTCGCGCGGCAACTGCTCGGCGGCGACGTCTACATCCACCAGGCCAGGATCAATCTCATGCCCGGTTTCACCGGGACGGGGTTCTACTGGCATTCGGACTTCGAGACCTGGCACGCCGAGGACGGCATGCCCGCGATCCGTGCGGTGTCCTGCTCGATCGCCCTGACCGAGAACTATCCGTACAACGGGTCGTTGATGGTGATCCCGGGTTCGCACCAGACGTTCTATCCGTGCGTCGGAGCCACGCCGGAGGACAACCACGACACGTCCCTGGTGGCCCAGAGCGTCGGGGTGCCCGACCAGACGACCCTGACCAAGGCCGTCGACCAGCACGACATCCACCAGTTCACCGGTCCGCCCGGCACCGCGCTGTGGTTCGACGCGAACCTGCTCCACGGTTCCGGGTCCAACATCACCCCGCTGCCGCGGTCGAATGTGTTCCTGGTTTTCAACTCGGTGGACAACGCGCTGACCGACCCGTTCGCCGCTCCGCGGCCGCGGCCCGAATACCTGGCGGCTCGGGGTGCGCAGGCCGTCACCTAG
- a CDS encoding DUF418 domain-containing protein: MSSTRLQSLDVLRGIAILGTLGTNIWIFTNPEGLIGYLNGPPDSPWRPVEIALQVLAQGKFLGLLTVMFGIGLALQQRSALRAGLRWPGSYPWRAMLLLVDGIVHFVLFTEFDVLTGYAITGWIVSYLLVTSPRAQRRIIACAAVVHIAMLSAITVILLSAAGSTGSSRPLDPNPYADGSFWDLVAFRLDHVLFFRLETLLIFPMSIALFLLGARLFHAGVLEARGAVLRRRLMWVGFAVAAPLDIALEVAGGGPGLILARYGVAPFVSMGILAVVAEFYARRPTPGWTGRRLAEVGRMALSSYVLQNVLASAICYGWGFGLAAATPTAERVPVTVAVYLVVVAVVMCFAHLWLRRFRRGPVEWLWNSSYRALADRTRGPQPAPHGRGLTRQSL; this comes from the coding sequence ATGTCCTCGACCCGGCTGCAGTCTCTGGACGTCCTGCGCGGTATCGCGATCCTCGGCACGCTCGGCACCAACATCTGGATCTTCACCAATCCCGAGGGCCTGATCGGCTACCTCAACGGCCCGCCGGACTCACCGTGGCGACCCGTCGAGATCGCGCTGCAGGTCCTCGCCCAGGGCAAGTTCCTCGGCCTGCTCACCGTGATGTTCGGGATCGGCCTTGCCCTGCAACAACGTTCAGCGCTACGCGCCGGTCTGCGGTGGCCCGGCAGCTACCCGTGGCGGGCGATGTTGCTGCTCGTCGACGGCATCGTGCATTTCGTGTTGTTCACCGAGTTCGACGTTCTGACGGGCTATGCCATCACCGGCTGGATCGTGTCCTACCTGCTGGTGACCAGCCCGCGCGCACAGCGCCGGATCATCGCGTGCGCCGCGGTCGTGCACATCGCGATGCTGAGCGCCATCACCGTCATCCTGCTCAGCGCGGCCGGTAGCACCGGTTCGTCCCGGCCACTCGACCCCAATCCCTATGCGGATGGCTCGTTCTGGGACCTGGTGGCGTTCCGGCTCGACCACGTGTTGTTCTTCCGGCTGGAGACACTACTCATCTTCCCGATGTCGATCGCCTTGTTCCTGTTGGGAGCCAGACTGTTTCACGCCGGTGTACTGGAGGCACGTGGCGCCGTGTTGCGGCGGCGGCTGATGTGGGTGGGGTTCGCGGTGGCCGCACCCCTCGACATCGCGCTGGAGGTCGCCGGCGGCGGCCCGGGATTGATCCTGGCCCGCTACGGTGTGGCGCCGTTCGTCTCGATGGGCATCCTGGCAGTGGTGGCCGAGTTCTATGCTCGGCGCCCAACACCCGGATGGACGGGACGCCGGTTGGCCGAGGTCGGCCGGATGGCGTTGTCCAGCTACGTGTTACAGAACGTGCTGGCATCGGCGATCTGCTACGGCTGGGGTTTCGGGCTGGCAGCCGCCACGCCGACGGCAGAACGCGTACCGGTCACGGTGGCGGTCTACCTGGTCGTGGTCGCGGTCGTGATGTGTTTCGCGCACCTGTGGCTACGCCGGTTCCGCCGGGGCCCGGTTGAGTGGCTGTGGAACTCCAGCTACCGGGCGTTGGCCGACCGCACCCGTGGCCCGCAACCGGCGCCACACGGCCGAGGCCTGACGCGTCAGAGCTTGTAA
- a CDS encoding YqjF family protein — MVEPVSPEAPVLTGARILHQNWVDLTFLHWPVDPRRITQLFPAGTAPDTFDGLSYVGVVAFRMTGTGFGYGPGVLGSFLETNVRLYSVDGTGRRGVVFLSLDTPRLDVVFAARAALGVRYRWARMSYRRTGDRHTYTTAVRWPRVRASSRIEVEAGDVLQPGPFDHFLTARWGLHVAHGGRTWFVPNEHPAWSLRSAELSGFDEDGLFASVGLGTLCTGPPVHVAFSDGVPARFGWPVRAGIPRR; from the coding sequence ATGGTCGAGCCGGTCAGTCCCGAAGCACCGGTGCTGACCGGCGCCAGGATTCTGCACCAGAACTGGGTCGACCTGACTTTCCTGCACTGGCCGGTCGATCCGCGGCGGATCACTCAGCTGTTCCCGGCAGGTACGGCCCCTGATACTTTCGACGGTCTGAGCTACGTCGGCGTGGTCGCCTTCCGGATGACGGGCACCGGATTCGGTTACGGGCCCGGGGTGCTCGGCAGTTTCCTGGAAACCAACGTGCGGTTGTACTCGGTCGACGGGACCGGGCGTCGCGGCGTTGTGTTCCTGAGCCTGGACACCCCGCGGCTCGATGTGGTGTTCGCCGCCCGTGCGGCGCTGGGTGTGCGCTACCGCTGGGCCCGGATGTCGTATCGCCGGACCGGAGATCGACACACCTACACCACCGCCGTGCGCTGGCCACGGGTGCGGGCTTCCAGCCGCATCGAGGTCGAAGCCGGTGACGTTCTCCAGCCCGGCCCGTTCGACCATTTCCTGACTGCACGGTGGGGCCTGCATGTGGCTCACGGCGGGCGCACCTGGTTCGTGCCCAACGAGCATCCGGCCTGGTCATTGCGTTCCGCCGAGTTGAGCGGGTTCGACGAGGACGGACTGTTCGCCTCGGTGGGCCTCGGCACGCTGTGCACCGGGCCGCCGGTGCACGTGGCGTTCAGCGACGGCGTGCCCGCCCGATTCGGGTGGCCCGTCCGGGCCGGTATCCCTAGGCGATGA
- a CDS encoding LysR family transcriptional regulator, translating into MDAGRLRMLRELADHGTVAAVAGVLSMTPSAVSQQLKILQREAGLPLIEPDGRRVRLTDAGHMLVGHADAVLAALDRARAEMDAYRSTPRGTVSVSFFPSGAAMLLAPLIIRAEQRGVQVLGRDIDVPAAQAPAQLADFDVVVVHRDERDASPWGPRFEATELLREPLDVVLPPGHRLAEQGEARLADLADEHWIGVEGGLMVDDVLNSLAILSGVPPRITQRINDFRVVEELVHAGIGIALMPRYVRPARDLARLPITDITVARRVEAVTRTGAATRPAVAAVLEELRTIAADISSATAGHVPGRSARPARD; encoded by the coding sequence ATGGATGCTGGCCGCTTGCGCATGTTGCGGGAACTGGCCGACCACGGCACCGTCGCCGCGGTGGCGGGGGTGCTTTCCATGACCCCGTCGGCCGTCTCCCAGCAGTTGAAGATCCTGCAACGCGAGGCGGGTTTGCCGCTGATCGAACCCGACGGCCGACGGGTGCGTCTGACCGATGCCGGGCACATGCTGGTCGGCCATGCCGACGCCGTGCTGGCCGCGCTCGACCGCGCCCGCGCCGAGATGGACGCCTACCGCAGCACTCCCCGCGGCACGGTCAGCGTGTCATTCTTTCCGTCCGGGGCGGCAATGTTGTTGGCCCCGTTGATCATCCGTGCCGAGCAGCGAGGAGTTCAGGTGCTCGGACGCGACATCGACGTTCCGGCCGCTCAGGCACCGGCGCAACTCGCGGACTTCGACGTGGTGGTGGTCCACCGAGACGAGCGCGACGCGTCGCCGTGGGGTCCGCGCTTCGAGGCCACCGAGTTGCTACGGGAGCCACTCGATGTCGTCCTGCCGCCCGGGCACCGTCTCGCCGAGCAGGGCGAGGCCCGGCTGGCCGATCTGGCCGACGAGCACTGGATCGGCGTCGAGGGCGGGTTGATGGTGGACGACGTGCTCAACTCGCTCGCCATCCTGTCTGGCGTACCGCCGCGAATCACGCAGCGGATCAACGATTTCCGGGTGGTCGAGGAGCTGGTGCACGCAGGTATCGGCATCGCCCTGATGCCGCGCTACGTGAGGCCGGCCCGCGATCTGGCGCGGTTGCCGATCACCGACATCACGGTGGCACGGCGGGTTGAGGCCGTCACCCGCACCGGTGCAGCCACCCGGCCCGCGGTTGCTGCCGTTCTGGAGGAGTTGCGCACGATCGCGGCGGACATCAGTTCAGCAACCGCCGGACATGTTCCCGGGCGATCCGCTCGGCCAGCGCGGGACTGA
- the prcB gene encoding proteasome subunit beta — MDLSSFSDLLRRQAPELLPVNRIADGGVNPTNAVPHGTTIVAIKYPGGVVIAGDRRSTQGNMIAGRDVQKVYITDDYTATGIAGTAAIAVEFARLYAVELEHYEKLEGVALTFRGKVNRLAIMVRGNLGAALQGFVALPLLVGYDVDAADAENAGRIVSFDAAGGWNIEEEGYQSVGSGSIFAKSSIKKLYPGVVDADSALRVAIEALYDAADDDSATGGPDLVRGIYPTAVTIGAQGAEEITEERIAELARDVIARRTRTGGEG; from the coding sequence ATGGACCTGTCGTCGTTCTCTGATCTGCTGCGCCGCCAGGCTCCCGAGTTGCTGCCGGTCAACCGCATCGCCGATGGTGGGGTCAACCCGACCAACGCGGTGCCGCACGGGACGACGATCGTCGCGATCAAGTACCCCGGCGGCGTGGTGATCGCCGGCGACCGACGCTCCACGCAGGGCAACATGATCGCCGGCCGCGACGTGCAGAAGGTGTACATCACCGACGACTACACGGCGACGGGCATCGCGGGTACCGCCGCCATCGCGGTCGAGTTCGCGCGGCTCTACGCCGTGGAGCTGGAGCACTACGAAAAGCTCGAAGGCGTCGCGCTGACCTTCCGCGGGAAGGTCAACCGGTTGGCGATCATGGTGCGCGGCAATCTCGGTGCGGCACTGCAAGGTTTCGTCGCCCTGCCGTTGCTGGTGGGATACGACGTTGATGCCGCCGACGCCGAGAACGCGGGCCGCATCGTGTCCTTCGACGCCGCGGGCGGCTGGAACATCGAGGAAGAGGGCTACCAGTCGGTGGGCTCCGGCTCGATCTTCGCCAAGTCGTCGATCAAGAAGCTCTATCCCGGTGTGGTCGACGCGGATTCGGCGCTGCGGGTGGCCATCGAGGCGCTCTACGACGCCGCCGACGACGACTCCGCCACGGGCGGGCCCGATCTGGTGCGCGGGATCTATCCGACCGCGGTCACCATCGGGGCCCAGGGTGCCGAGGAGATCACCGAGGAACGCATCGCCGAGCTGGCCCGCGACGTCATCGCGCGCCGGACCCGGACGGGCGGTGAGGGGTAA